The region CCATAGAGAGGGAATTGGTTGATGGATAGAAGCACGACATGTTGGCACATTAGCAAATTTAGCTTTGCCCTACTAGAATTTGGGGGAGATCTCTTGTGTGAACTCTATTGGTGCCATCTTGCACAAAAGAACATCCTTTCAGAGTGTGCCTTAAGGAATACCTGCTGGTTCTTGAAAAACGGAGATGGTTGAAAAATCCAGTGTGCATGGAGTGTTAGATTACACCTAAcaccctcctccctaaaaaaagtttgGTAAATTTGAGTTGGCCTGTTGTGCCTATATAAGACGAACCTTTCCCATAAGCTCTTCCAGACAAATATCTCTCCATATTGAGGAGACTGCAAAAAAGCCCATGTGtgtgattattgttgttgttattatacaaAAGTTCATTCAACTCTACTTGAAATCAAAGCAGCAAACATAAGTTGAAATATCATGGGCATGAGGCTTTGCTCATTAACTATAATTCTGCTATTTGCATTGCTCTTGAATAACATTGCACAGTTTCCACTTTCTTTAAGAAAGAGAAAGCATAAGAGTGAGAGGTGTGTGTTGAAATTCATGGTGTGTGTTCATTTCAAAGggtaattattaaaataaggaattGTGCTTACTTCGTTGAGGGTATATCTCTGCAGATGTAAGCAGGCACAAACATGTCTGTATTTGCGGCTGGTTCAGTGCCTTGGTACAATGTcagttgtcttttttaaaaaatgaaataatattgcCTCAGGTTTAGCAGTATTACCTGTTTTAAGAAAGCATACTGACAAGCAATGTTGCAATACTGTAATACTGTCGCCTGaagaaaaatgtgtattttgacaAAGAAAAATGTATAGAATACAGTTTTCTAAGAATCTTCCTCAGAGCTAAAGTTTTCCTTGAAGATGGTATGCATACATTTAGCTTTTTCGTATTGATGTTATTTAAATCCAGCACATTAATGTCCTAAACACCCAAAACAACACACATAAATCTTCACACTAGCTAAACAAATACATAACATCTTGGATCAAATCCATCTTAGATCAAGATCCAGGACAATGATTTCATGCAAGTCAGGTTGGTGGATGGGAGCTTTTAACACAGTATTACTTCTGATACCATCAGAAGCCGAGGCAGCTAATATATGTACAAACAGGCCACAATTAGCAACCTACTTACTCTGGGGCAATCCCATTATCTTTTAGACCTGCACTATTACAGCTTTAGTCATTCAGTTTTGGcccagaacagggatggggagccgGGGAGCCCATGGCCCTCCAGGCACTGTTGGACTTCAGGCACTCTTGTCATCCTTGACTCTTGGCcaggctagctggggctgatgtagtccgtagtccaccaacatctggaaagtcacatgttctccacccctgggcCAGAGGGAGAAGTAGAAGCCAATAATTAGTACCTGGCCTCCATTgggttagatcagtgtttcccaaacttgggtctccagctggttttggactataactcccatcatccctagctagcaagaccagtggtcagagaagatgggaactgtagttcaaaaacagctggagacccaagtttgggaaacactgggctagatgaagtGCACATCTATAGTGGGAAAATATTATACCAAATAATCACCCAGGACATCCATGAAATGTCAACTGACTGCCAGGGGTTGACATTTTCTGTGCCCCAGTTCAGACATTTGCCCAGTCTCCATGTGACTGAGAAGCATGCCCCTCTCATTCCTCCACCATTCAGATGGTGTAACAAGAGCTGAATGCACAATACGCACCAGGCGTGTATGTGCAGTACAATATGCGTTGCAGGGAACCAAGGGAAATTACAGTGGCTGCTTTGGTGATGGGAAGTATCTTGTGATCGCAGAAGTAGCCGCTGCAATATTCTGTGAATCCCTGCATGAGCAGATCCATAAACAGTTACTCTATGGAGAAGCTGGTTGCAGGGGGAGGAGCAATAATGTCAAATATGGATGTTGACAAGGACTTCCTGGCTTGTATATTACATCATCTACACATAGTGCAGCAGGAAGGAGCCCCATCCCTCTGCCACGTGAAGGACATATAAACATGGGTACCAAGGCTTTGTGAGCTACTCTGATGCAGGAAATAAATGTAGGCCATTGGAATGTGAGCGTTGACCTCCATGTTCTGTGCCTTTGACAGGTCGCGTTCAAGTTGGATGCCGGGAACTGAGATCCACCAAATACATTTCTGACGGCCAATGTACCAGCATAAACCCTCTGAAAGAGCTGGTGTGCGCTGGGGAGTGTCTCCCTTTGCCGGTGTTGCCTAACTGGATCGGAGGAGGCTATGGTTCCAAGTACTGGAGCAGAAGGAGCTCACAGGAGTGGCGATGTGTCAATGACAAGACCCGCACCCAaaggattcagcttcagtgtcAAGATGGAAGTACAAGAACCTACAAAGTAACTGTCGTTACGGCTTGCAAGTGCAAGAGATACACCAGGCAACACAACGAATCCAGCCATAACTTTGAAGGAGCATCTCAAACAAAGCCCACACAGCATCATAAAGAGAGGAAAAGGAACAGCAAATCCATGAAGCATCCCCCAAGTTAGAACTCAGCCATGCATCTTAAAATTTGAACTTATCAATGAATTGCCTGCTTTTACAGATATCACTGCCTAACGAAAACTCTATCATGCCATTGTTTGCTTCACAGCTGGGTGTACATATACTTGTGGCTTTGACCAAACTCAAAAGGGCATTCTGTGCATAAggacctttttctttttgtgggggggagggggtgagcaTCTATATTTTCAAGATGGGATCCAGACCTGCAGCTCACTGAACTTCTTTTTTACTGGAACAAAGAGCTGTTGACATGGACATGCAATATTTTATATTGTAGAGAGCTGCTGTTGTGTTCTTATGGGCACATGTTCTCAAGTATTTAATCCATGTCTCACACCTCtcatttaaaaggaaaggaatgaTTTGGATTTCacaccagttgggggggggaagcattgtgTGTGCTGATCATTTTCTTCCAAACATTTGTATCCATAGATttgtaaacaaaagcaaaatacgcATGACAGCAGCTTCAAAAGTAAATTTGAACAAAAGCTATTTATTAATGTAATTATTTAATGAGCTTTgatgtgttttatattttttaagatGCCTGTTTTACGTCTTAtcactcccctccccacatgcATCAAAGTGTTTTCCTATGATTTTTGGTCAGAGTAGAATATACATTTTGTAGATAATGTAAAATAGATATTTTAACCTTTGTAGTTTCTCATTTTGGTTTTCAACTCAAGGAAGCTGAAACGTGGGAAATGTTGTGTAAATAGACTGTAAaatgcatttgtatttttttatgtgtGCGGTTAAAAAAAAGTAGATCTTACTTCATATCAGTTTCAtccatttttaataaaaacatacCAACAACATTGTTATTGTCCTTGGTTTAATAGCACATAAAAGAATGATGCATCAGTGACATAAAGTAAGGGCTGTTTTTGAGTGGCAGGTCACATCAGGGTACTCTGGATTGGCACCCCATAGCTGCTAGTGTGGTGGACCTGTTCAGCCACCTTCCAACATTGCTACAGCTTACCTAGACAGGGTTGAAGCAGGGCACAGCGACAGTGAGTTCAAGGTTGGTGAATATCGGTGGAAATGCCAGATGGGCTCTGCTGGTACACCTGCACAGCCTCAATCTTGCCACTGCCCTGCCCAGGTCCTGTCCAAATAAACTCAAGTGCAACACCAATGTGTAGAGGGCAGCTCCTCCCCACCACACTCGGTGCTATTGTTCAAACCACCACCAGACATTTGTGGAGGGGACATTGATTGTGGCACGGAGGAAATTGCCCCTGGGCGGTACACAAGAAAATAGATTCACTACTGCAAGAATCCTTTGGGCTGTGCGAAGGGACTCCCCCTGGCCCCCTGCTtaatctgtgctggggttttcctcaaccccctggagcagattgggGGAGGTTGTGCAGAGAGGAAAAGGCACAAGCAAAAATCCTTGCGCTATTTACAGCTGTAGTTGCATACCAACCTGACATTTAGTGATCCATAGTATATAAGCactctcctcctgccccacacATCATGCACGATCACCATTGCCTAAGGGGAAGAGCAGGGTGTGCTTTCTGGGAACCCACAGAAATGCCAGTGTTCAGCCTCCAGCATTCAGAGGGCTGCAGAGGAAGCAGACTCTCATAGCTTTCCCTAGCTTTCTCCCTTCGTTGGCGACACCAGTGCAGTGTGCAGTTAGTGGCTTGAGGGGAGGGAATTGTTTTTAAGATAGTTGAAGACTGTATTATAACATAGGCATCATCTGGCCTTGGCATACAGCAGTGATCTATTGGTAAATTGGGATCTATGAGTTGACCTCAGGGTAAGTGGCAGATCAGAAAGATTTTCTGCCTctcaattgttttttaaaaaataacaattctgAAAGGAAGGAAGTGTCAGAGGAAAACAGGGAGTGGACTTTTGTGTGGAAGGGTTGTGAGTTCAGTtgaaagggggcgggggcggtgagCTGATGCAGGGAGGCGCCGCGTCCGGCCTCTTccgtggcaccctccagaacttggcgccatgGTTCCccacaccactagcctctatggctaagacaccCCTGAGGGAGAGAGATGGCTGTTGGTATGAGTGCTCTCACATGAAGttatgatggccaccaatttggatgtcTTTAGGCCAATTCATGGAGTATCAGgagctactagccacagtggttatactctgcctccatgtcagagacagtatgcctctgagtgctgggaatcacaagtgggtagaGCACTCTTGAACTCAGATCCTTCCTTTCAGGCTTCCAATAGGcaaatggttggccactgtgagaacagaatgttggactagatcagtctttccaaaacttgggtctccagcagtttttgcactacagctcccaccatccctggtcactggtcctactagctagggatgatgggagttgtagtccaaaaacagctggagacccaagtttcggaAACCCTGGACTtgctggaccactggcctgatccaatggGCTCTTCTTAACTTCTTAAATGCGTTGTGTGGCTGTGACCCAAGGCCACCACTTTGCCCCTGCAGCAAAGCAGTCAGCAACACTCAAACGGGGCTCTCTGGTCAGCTGCATCTTACTCTGAGGAATGGTTATTCCTTGACAGCGAAGCACTGTGGGCAAAGGGCTGCACCGCTGCCACTTTGCCATGGCCAATACTGTCTAAACTTGAACAGCAGCAGCCTTTCAAGTTGAACTGCCCTTAAACTACAGTAGTAGTGCGGGTGCTCTTCAAGGTCTTCTGAACCTGGAAGGACCCAACATTTCCTAGGGTCCTTTGTCAGGGGAGACAATGCCAAATGAGAAGCGCTGGAGAGCCTTGACACACTGAGACTACTGCCACagcagggggaaaaacacacaaaaggaGGCGGTCAGTGGCAGCTCTGCCTCATGTGGGTAGAATGTCTTGTGCTGGTTCATGCTGAACCAAAGAAAGTGATTCGTTTTGCA is a window of Zootoca vivipara chromosome 12, rZooViv1.1, whole genome shotgun sequence DNA encoding:
- the SOSTDC1 gene encoding sclerostin domain-containing protein 1, which translates into the protein MLLSALQLSGILLACLLLKGCWAFKNDATEILYSHVVKPIPASSSNNSTLNQARNGGRHPGFDRTSRVQVGCRELRSTKYISDGQCTSINPLKELVCAGECLPLPVLPNWIGGGYGSKYWSRRSSQEWRCVNDKTRTQRIQLQCQDGSTRTYKVTVVTACKCKRYTRQHNESSHNFEGASQTKPTQHHKERKRNSKSMKHPPS